The segment CCCGCTGCCGACCAAGATTGAGCGCTACACCATTCTGGTGTCGCCGCACGTCGACAAAGATGCCCGCGACCAGTACGAGACTCGTACGCACAAGCGCGTTCTGGACATCATTGATCCCAACGACAAGACCGTGGACGCGCTCATGAAGCTCGATCTTGCCGCTGGTGTCGATGTGCAGATCAAGCTGGGCTGAGCGGATAAAAGGATACGAAGATGAGTATCGGACTGGTTGGCCGCAAGTGCGGCATGAGCCGGCTCTTCACTGAAGATGGCCGCTCGATTCCGGTGACGCTGATTGAAGCGACCCCGAA is part of the Luteibacter pinisoli genome and harbors:
- the rpsJ gene encoding 30S ribosomal protein S10, whose amino-acid sequence is MANQKIRIRLKAFDHRLIDRSASEIVETAKRTGATVLGPIPLPTKIERYTILVSPHVDKDARDQYETRTHKRVLDIIDPNDKTVDALMKLDLAAGVDVQIKLG